In the genome of Carassius carassius chromosome 47, fCarCar2.1, whole genome shotgun sequence, one region contains:
- the LOC132130414 gene encoding thioredoxin domain-containing protein 15-like isoform X1: MVPVPDRFRSVAIWLLISAIARLSHGDEAELPDQADPPQRRFRTAEMADAVMGVPQSAGLEPLAGDECAGGRCEEALLSAVIHSDSGDTESQNFTVTETEPAKTYKVNCERRNITGIERFTVQLLNASQDLMDLLNANSSECSLVLFYTTWCQFSANLAPHFNALPRVFPSMHFLALDASQHSRLISDVPSAQSGSLRMLLCSSAAFLSRSFHSLSTRFGTVAVPNILLFQGAKPMARFNQTDRTLETLTSFITNQTGFEASPDQMVRDEDRVGPLPAVPVKSIDWLFVFSVLFISSFTLYAILCTDSIRWLIPGPDHEHQD, from the exons ATGGTCCCAGTACCGGACAGATTCCGCAGCGTGGCGATCTGGCTGTTAATCTCCGCGATCGCGCGTCTGTCACACGGAG ATGAAGCGGAGCTCCCTGATCAGGCGGATCCGCCGCAGAGGCGCTTCAGGACGGCGGAGATGGCCGACGCGGTGATGGGAGTCCCTCAGTCCGCGGGACTGGAGCCTCTGGCGGGGGACGAGTGCGCTGGAGGCCGCTGTGAGGAAGCGCTTTTGTCCGCCGTCATCCACAGCGACTCCGGCGACACCGAGAGCCAGAACTTCACCGTGACCGAGACCGAGCCCGCCAAGACCTACAAAGTCAACTGCGAGCGGAGGAACATCACGGGGATCGAGCGCTTCACGGTGCAGCTGCTCAACGCCTCTCAG GACCTGATGGACCTGCTGAATGCCAACAGCTCCGAGTGCTCACTGGTTCTCTTTTACACCACGTGGTGTCAGTTTTCTGCAAACCTCGCGCCGCACTTCAACGCCCTGCCTCGAGtgtttcccagcatgcacttccTGGCTCTGGACGCGTCCCAGCACAGCAGGTTGATCAGTGACGTTCCCTCAGCGCAGTCCGGCTCCTTGAGGATGCTTCTGTGTTCATCAGCTGcatttctctctcgctcttttcACAGTCTCTCCACGCGCTTCGGGACCGTGGCCGTCCCTAACATACTCTTGTTTCAAGGAGCCAAACCCATGGCCAGGTTCAACCAGACGGACCGAACGCTGGAGACCCTGACCTCCTTCATAACGAACCAGACAG GTTTTGAAGCGAGTCCAGATCAGATGGTACGGGATGAAGACCGCGTCGGACCTCTGCCTGCGGTTCCTGTCAAAAGCATCGACTGGCTCTTTGTGTTTTCGGTGCTGTTCATCTCCAGCTTCACTCTGTATGCCATCCTCTGCACAGACAGCATTCGCTGGCTCATCCCCGGACCGGACCACGAGCATCAGGACTAG
- the LOC132130428 gene encoding UPF0461 protein C5orf24 homolog: protein MMRQVSSSDYCVDSRPSCLAEDGRLSPSHFDLCPTKFYQSAPPQRSRQMCFTYLPSPAPAVLKPTPCQRQDRREEPPMSLGPDSTQGNEKSRGSKKKGASGKSGKRGRPPGTTKSAGYRTSTGRPLGTTRAAGFKTSPGRPLGTTRAAGYKVSPGRPPGSIKSQSRPSKLSYSACSGAAFPYSIIHKPGAGDAALKEETTTETQKMLLQAPQFLLSTFPVRNQKTPPQVSATPSEPFPPAAVCPDGGQSRNTLPVPIHSALPTYS, encoded by the exons ATGATGCGTCAGGTGTCCAGCAGTGATTACTGCGTCGACAGCAGACCGTCGTGTTTAGCCGAGGACGGGAGACTCTCGCCGAGTCACTTTGATCTGTGCCCCACCAAGTTCTATCAGTCTGCTCCTCCTCAGCGCTCGCGACAGATGTGCTTCACTTACCTGCCATCTCCGGCCCCCGCCGTCCTCAAACCCACACCGTGCCAGAGACAGGACCGCCGCGAGGAGCCGCCGATGTCCCTGGGGCCCGACTCCACTCAGGGTAATGAGAAGAGTAGGGGCTCCAAAAAAAAGGGGGCGTCCGGGAAGTCTGGGAAACGCGGGCGTCCACCGGGCACCACCAAATCAGCCGGATACAGAACCAGCACAGGCAGACCCTTGGGCACCACCAGGGCCGCCGGCTTCAAGACCAGTCCTGGACGGCCGCTGGGCACCACCAGAGCTGCTGGGTATAAAGTGAGTCCCGGTCGCCCGCCAGGGAGCATAAAGAGCCAGTCACGCCCGAGCAAACTGAGCTACAGCGCCTGCAGCGGAGCCGCGTTTCCCTACAGCATCATACACAAACCTGGAGCCGGTGACGCCGCGCTGAAGGAGGAGACCACCACAGA AACCCAAAAAATGCTGTTACAAGCCCCACAGTTCCTCCTCAGCACGTTCCCCGTACGAAACCAAAAAACCCCTCCGCAGGTCAGCGCCACGCCATCGGAGCCCTTTCCCCCCGCGGCTGTGTGTCCAGACGGCGGTCAGTCGAGAAACACTCTGCCCGTACCCATCCACAGCGCTCTGCCAACATACTCCTGA
- the LOC132130414 gene encoding thioredoxin domain-containing protein 15-like isoform X2 has protein sequence MVPVPDRFRSVAIWLLISAIARLSHGDEAELPDQADPPQRRFRTAEMADAVMGVPQSAGLEPLAGDECAGGRCEEALLSAVIHSDSGDTESQNFTVTETEPAKTYKVNCERRNITGIERFTVQLLNASQDLMDLLNANSSECSLVLFYTTWCQFSANLAPHFNALPRVFPSMHFLALDASQHSSLSTRFGTVAVPNILLFQGAKPMARFNQTDRTLETLTSFITNQTGFEASPDQMVRDEDRVGPLPAVPVKSIDWLFVFSVLFISSFTLYAILCTDSIRWLIPGPDHEHQD, from the exons ATGGTCCCAGTACCGGACAGATTCCGCAGCGTGGCGATCTGGCTGTTAATCTCCGCGATCGCGCGTCTGTCACACGGAG ATGAAGCGGAGCTCCCTGATCAGGCGGATCCGCCGCAGAGGCGCTTCAGGACGGCGGAGATGGCCGACGCGGTGATGGGAGTCCCTCAGTCCGCGGGACTGGAGCCTCTGGCGGGGGACGAGTGCGCTGGAGGCCGCTGTGAGGAAGCGCTTTTGTCCGCCGTCATCCACAGCGACTCCGGCGACACCGAGAGCCAGAACTTCACCGTGACCGAGACCGAGCCCGCCAAGACCTACAAAGTCAACTGCGAGCGGAGGAACATCACGGGGATCGAGCGCTTCACGGTGCAGCTGCTCAACGCCTCTCAG GACCTGATGGACCTGCTGAATGCCAACAGCTCCGAGTGCTCACTGGTTCTCTTTTACACCACGTGGTGTCAGTTTTCTGCAAACCTCGCGCCGCACTTCAACGCCCTGCCTCGAGtgtttcccagcatgcacttccTGGCTCTGGACGCGTCCCAGCACAGCAG TCTCTCCACGCGCTTCGGGACCGTGGCCGTCCCTAACATACTCTTGTTTCAAGGAGCCAAACCCATGGCCAGGTTCAACCAGACGGACCGAACGCTGGAGACCCTGACCTCCTTCATAACGAACCAGACAG GTTTTGAAGCGAGTCCAGATCAGATGGTACGGGATGAAGACCGCGTCGGACCTCTGCCTGCGGTTCCTGTCAAAAGCATCGACTGGCTCTTTGTGTTTTCGGTGCTGTTCATCTCCAGCTTCACTCTGTATGCCATCCTCTGCACAGACAGCATTCGCTGGCTCATCCCCGGACCGGACCACGAGCATCAGGACTAG